The following coding sequences lie in one Oncorhynchus nerka isolate Pitt River linkage group LG14, Oner_Uvic_2.0, whole genome shotgun sequence genomic window:
- the ubxn11 gene encoding UBX domain-containing protein 11, producing the protein MSRSTLPMATNSKQSSRCKRRASTIFQPTESRVIHFLLAIYASYRPQVFYERKEMSSPLSMLRKNRRVPLPGPMNQQGRRVPFKEDPFSEYEATLLNDVSALNHPAPQAQATDSACPSKSKAKQRKSNSRCAPPGDFELMSSMMQRLTLLETKVKTQALDIDHKEKIITALEEKIKLLQKSTEKNSDRSREDDLIKTCHRLQGQVSEMERFLNDYGMIWVGSGEERDTASQQEVEEAEQTQSPERGVWQPETSVAGRNFQINFDLVLQNIQQLNILAGEGESYVRVTSRGAQLAQQHLIPLRLYSNGIFMFNGPFRSYQEDSTQQCMQDLMDGYFPSELQDRFADGVPFQCVHDRREEEFQERRPWAEFPGKGQAVVGCTEGEKSTDSLEHAYCTVSQIPGRKLTMDQFLNRLPKVVVKAGRVIDIRDSVKASLQGSSDASNSHAVTLIDTPELQAMKERLELHETDPHNSVRDVTTLRVKSEDGEHTYIMKMRFSETIGHLRQYLDKHRWTDATAYDIISAFPQRWYSEDSQTLLSCGLTPNAALLLRPRPGPRQ; encoded by the exons ATGTCACGATCCACGTTACCAATGGCAACGAACTCCAAACAATCCTCTAGATGTAAAAGAAGAGCAAGCACAATATTCCAACCTACAGAATCTAGAGTCATTCACTT TCTGCTAGCCATTTATGCATCCTATCGACCCCAAGTTTTTTATGAACGTAAGGAGATGAGCTCACCACTTTCAATGTTGAGGAAAAACCGAAGAGTGCCTCTTCCCGGGCCCATGAACCAGCAAGG GAGAAGAGTGCCTTTCAAGGAAGATCCATTTTCAG AATACGAAGCTACTCTGCTGAATGATGTATCTGCTTTGAATCACCCTGCGCCTCAGGCTCAAGCCACTGATAGTGCCTGTCCTTCCAAATCAAAAGCCAAACAAAGGAAAAGCAACAGTCGTT GTGCACCCCCTGGTGATTTTGAGCTGATGTCCTCTATGATGCAGAGGCTGACCCTGCTGGAGACCAAGGTGAAGACCCAAGCCCTGGACATTGACCACAAG GAGAAAATAATTACAGCTCTGGAGGAGAAAATTAAGCTTCTTCAGAAGTCAACAG AGAAAAACAGTGATAGGAGCAGAGAGGATGATCTCATAAAAACATGCCACAGGCTTCAGGGCCAGGTATCGGAGATGGAG CGGTTTCTGAACGACTACGGCATGATCTGGGTGGGGAGCGGAGAGGAGCGTGACACAGCCAGTCAACAGGAAGTAGAGGAAGCTGAGCAGACCCAGAGCCCCGAGAGAGGGGTGTGGCAACCAG AGACCTCTGTGGCCGGGAGGAACTTCCAGATAAACTTTGACCTGGTGCTCCAGAACATCCAGCAGTTGAACATCCTGGCTGGGGAGGGAGAGTCCTACGTCAGGGTCACGTCCAGAGGGGCACAGCTGGCCCAGCAGCACCTCATTCCACTACGGCTCTACAGCAATGGCATCTTCATGTTCAATGGGCCCTTCCGCTCTTACCAGGAAGACAGCACACAG CAGTGCATGCAAGACCTGATGGACGGATACTTCCCTTCTGAGCTACAGGACAGGTTTGCAGACGGGGTgccctttcagtgt GTTCACGACAGGCGAGAGGAGGAGTTCCAAGAGAGGCGACCGTGGGCGGAGTTCCCTGGGAAGGGGCAGGCTGTGGTTGGATGCACAGAGGGGGAGAAATCAACAGACAGCTTAGAACACGCCTACTGTACCGTCTCCCAGATACCCG GCAGAAAACTGACAATGGACCAATTCCTGAACAGGCTGCCCAAGGTGGTGGTGAAGGCTGGTAGAGTGATTGACATCAGGGACTCCGTGAAAGCCAGTCTACAG GGCTCTTCTGATGCTTCAAACAGCCATGCTGTGACCCTCATAGACACACCAGAGCTACAGGCTATGAAAGAGAG GTTGGAGTTGCATGAGACTGATCCCCATAACTCAGTCCGTGATGTCACCACACTGAGGGTGAAGTCAGAGGATGGCGAGCACACCTACATCATGAAGATGCGTTTCTCAGAGACCATAGGTCATCTGCGCCAGTATCTGGACAAGCACAG ATGGACAGATGCCACAGCGTATGATATCATCAGTGCGTTCCCACAGCGCTGGTACAGTGAGGACTCTCAGACACTCCTCTCCTGTGGGCTCACTCCCAATGCTGCTCTGCTGCTTAGGCCTAGGCCAGGCCCTCGTCAATGA
- the LOC115141364 gene encoding WD and tetratricopeptide repeats protein 1-like isoform X2 gives MTCCEAMSAVNITRDILHRQIRDKRALGFQRQYHVTDPFISRLGLEAELQGHTGCVNCLEWNEQGDLLASGSDDQHCIIWDPFKHKKLTTMHTGHAANIFSVKFLPHSGDRILVTGAADTKVHVHDVSVKETIHMFSDHTNRVKRIATAPMWPNTFWSAAEDGIIRQYDLRESSKRSEVLIDLTEYCGQLVEAKCLAVNPQNNNYLAVGANGPFVRLYDMRMIHNHRKSASQSTSAGVHTFCDRQKPIPDGAGQYYVAGHLPVKLPDYNNRLRVLVATYVTFSPDGTELLVNMGGEQVYLFDLTFKQKPYTYLLPKKCQLTDVQNGKTTNGVSNGIHLPASRLRFPESKVFSGSGELPLHLERIKQQANDAFARQQWTQAIQFYSLGIHEASHNAMLYGNRAAAYMKRKWDGDHYDALRDCLKALSLNPGHLKAHFRLARCLFELKYVAEALECLDDFKGKFPEQAHSCACDALDKDIKAALFSKMDSAEDKKGNSSIRFHTFSRKESIPEDEVVLRERSYDYKHRYCGHCNTTTDIKEANFFGRKMPRVTM, from the exons ATGACTTGCTGTGAGGCCATGTCTGCTGTGAACATCACCAGAGATATCCTGCACAGGcagatcagg GACAAGAGAGCATTGGGCTTCCAAAGGCAGTATCATGTCACAGACCCCTTCATCAGTAGACTTGGACTGGAGGCAGAGTTGcag GGCCACACTGGGTGTGTGAACTGCCTGGAATGGAACGAACAGGGAGA TCTGCTGGCATCGGGCTCAGATGACCAACATTGCATCATCTGGGACCCCTTCAAACACAAGAAGCTCACCACTATGCACACAGGGCATGCAGCAAACATCTTCTCTGTGAAG TTTCTCCCTCACTCAGGTGACCGTATCCTCGTGACGGGTGCAGCGGACACCAAGGTTCACGTGCACGACGTGTCGGTCAAGGAGACCATCCACATGTTCTCCGACCACACCAACCGCGTCAAGCGCATTGCTACGGCCCCCATGTGGCCTAACACCTTCTGGAGTGCTGCGGAGGACGGCATCATCAG GCAATATGACCTGAGGGAGAGCAGTAAGCGTTCAGAAGTGCTCATCGACCTGACGGAATACTGTGGTCAGCTGGTGGAGGCCAAGTGTTTGGCTGTCAACCCGCAAAATAATAACTACCTAGCAGTGGGGGCCAACGGGCCCTTTGTACGCCTCTATGACATGCGCATGATCCACAACCACAG GAAGTCTGCGAGTCAGAGCACATCGGCAGGAGTGCACACATTCTGCGACAGGCAGAAGCCCATCCCAGACGGAGCGGGGCAGTATTATGTCGCAG GGCACCTGCCAGTGAAGCTCCCTGACTACAATAACCGCCTGAGGGTCCTAGTGGCCACCTACGTCACCTTCAGCCCCGACGGCACCGAGCTGCTAGTTAACATGGGAGGAGAACAG GTGTATCTATTTGACTTGACGTTCAAACAGAAGCCGTACACCTATCTGCTTCCCAAAAAGTGCCAATTAACAG ATGTTCAGAATGGAAAGACAACCAACGGTGTGTCAAATGGAATTCACTTGCCAGCCAGCCGACTTCGATTCCCAGAAAGCAAAGTTTTCTCTGG TTCTGGCGAGCTGCCTCTTCACTTGGAGCGGATAAAGCAGCAGGCCAACGACGCGTTTGCGCGGCAGCAGTGGACGCAGGCCATCCAGTTCTACAGTCTGGGCATCCACGAGGCCAGCCACAACGCCATGCTGTACGGGAACCGCGCCGCCGCCTACATGAAGCGCAAGTG ggacGGTGACCACTATGATGCACTGAGGGATTGTCTGAAAGCCCTGTCCCTCAACCCTGGGCACCTGAAGGCCCACTTCCGGCTGGCACGCTGCCTCTTTGAGCTGAAGTATGTGGCCGAGGCTCTGGAGTGCTTGGATGACTTCAAGGGCAAGTTCCCCGAGCAAGCCCACAGCTGTGCCTGCGACGCCCTAGATAAGGATATCAAGGCCGCCCTCTTCTCCAAGATGGACTCTG CTGAGGACAAAAAGGGCAACAGCTCAATCCGCTTCCACACGTTCAGCAGGAAGGAGTCCATCCCGGAAGACGAGGTCGTCTTGAGAGAGCGCAGCTACGACTACAAACACCGCTACTGTGGTCATTGTAACACCACCACAGACATCAAGGAGGCCAACTTCTTTGGCAG